One Camelina sativa cultivar DH55 unplaced genomic scaffold, Cs unpScaffold00519, whole genome shotgun sequence genomic region harbors:
- the LOC104773372 gene encoding uncharacterized protein LOC104773372, translated as MASSLSDVVDFSNATTLHTVNMSNVTKLTASNFLMWNHQVKALLAGYGLAGYLDGSVVAPASTVTTNGATTVNPEYTLWERQDQLIYSSLLGAISVEVQPILSQTSTSVGIWTLLSSTYARPSWGHIKQLREQIHTWKKGSRSVDEYVQGFVNRFDQLALLGKPYEHEEQVDYILA; from the coding sequence AtggcttcttctctctctgatGTTGTTGACTTCTCTAATGCTACCACCCTTCATACCGTCAACATGTCGAACGTAACCAAACTGACCGCCTCTAATTTCTTAATGTGGAATCATCAAGTTAAGGCTCTGCTCGCTGGTTACGGACTCGCTGGGTATCTAGACGGATCTGTTGTTGCACCGGCTTCCACTGTTACCACAAATGGTGCTACCACAGTCAACCCTGAGTACACGCTATGGGAGAGACAAGATCAGCTCATTTATTCCTCTCTGCTGGGTGCAATTTCTGTTGAAGTCCAGCCTATCTTGTCTCAAACATCCACATCTGTTGGGATCTGGACTCTCCTCTCCTCCACCTATGCTCGTCCAAGTTGGGGACACATCAAGCAGCTCCGTGAACAAATCCACACCTGGAAGAAGGGCTCTCGTTCGGTTGATGAATACGTTCAAGGTTTTGTCAATCGGTTTGATCAGCTTGCTCTGCTTGGGAAACCTTATGAACATGAAGAGCAAGTTGATTACATTCTCGCTTGA
- the LOC104773371 gene encoding receptor-like kinase TMK4: protein MKVIHFIVFSFFVIVTASQDDDGAAMLAVSKGFQPHPPDWSTRSSLAYCKWKGVECNRINHRVTSLNLCGLSLGGMISPAISSLLELVEVNLQNNQLIGKIPRVPRHVKFIYRPGNQLLGQRPRDKETSIWIIIAGICGGALVLITISILVYIYQLKKFSVRNIENGRTRDVHRALIRDGALDDETEHDRDEDRLYPLDSLRQATNDFSEENILGEGGSGIVYKGVQHDGTIIAIKRINVGAVDERATNEFKSEIKVLTSLRHKHLVPLLGFCNDGNEKLLVYEYMPLGTLAHHLFEWSNRGYTPLTWNQRIVIALDIAPGVQYLHGLARRNYIHGDLKPSNVLIGDGIRAKISDFGCIKLIPEGIESVETATVVGTFGYLDPDYVGTKRVTKKADVYAFGVILMEIITGRKANDDTLSDEEQNVVMWLRPKIKHTTFLTWIDGTIATDDETIESIKKIAKLAEYCTSQEVERRPNMFQTVNLLVPLVEHWESPPSEEDTEKDTTTLLEKLHRWKTEADEGTSMAKYGEPSGTKYEKTKSQRSSSRLEEIEMTSR from the exons ATGAAGGTGATTCACTTCatcgttttctccttcttcgttATTGTTACTGCTTCACAAGATGATGATGGCGCTGCAATGCTAGCGGTCTCGAAGGGCTTTCAACCGCATCCACCTGATTGGTCCACTCGGTCTTCCTTGGCATACTGCAAGTGGAAAGGCGTGGAGTGCAACCGCATCAACCACCGGGTTACATCTCTTAACCTTTGTGGTTTATCTTTAGGTGGCATGATTTCACCAGCAATCAGTTCTCTCCTTGAACTGGTTGAGGTTAACCTCCAAAACAACCAGCTGATTGGCAAAATACCGAGAGTTCCAAGACATGTCAAATTCATTTACAGACCTGGAAATCAGTTGCTTGGACAGAGGCCAAGAGACAAAGAAACGAGTATTTGGATAATCATTGCAGGTATATGTGGAGGAGCACTTGTCTTGATCACCATCAGTATCCTGGTTTACATTTATCAGCTCAAGAAATTTTCTGTGCGAAACATTGAGAATGGTAGAACTAGGGATGTTCATAGGGCGTTGATTAGAGATGGTGCACTTGATGATGAGACTGAACATGATCGTGATGAAGACCGTTTATACCCGTTAGACTCTCTTCGGCAAGCCACCAATGATTTCAGTGAAGAAAATATATTGGGCGAAGGTGGTTCTGGAATCGTTTATAAAGGAGTACAACATGATGGCACCATCATTGCTATTAAGAGGATTAACGTTGGAGCTGTTGATGAAAGGGCAACGAATGAGTTCAAAAGTGAGATAAAAGTACTTACTAGTCTCCGACACAAGCATTTGGTTCCACTTCTTGGATTTTGCAATGATGGAAATGAGAAGCTGCTTGTGTACGAGTATATGCCCCTGGGAACATTGGCGCATCATTTGTTTGAGTGGAGTAACCGTGGTTATACCCCTTTGACATGGAATCAGAGGATAGTTATAGCGTTGGATATCGCACCGGGAGTTCAGTATCTACATGGTCTAGCCAGAAGAAACTATATCCATGGAGACTTAAAGCCTTCTAACGTCCTTATAGGAGATGGCATTAGAGCAAAGATTTCTGACTTTGGCTGTATTAAGCTCATACCCGAGGGAATAGAATCTGTTGAGACAGCAACAGTGGTCGGGACCTTCGGTTATCTTGATCCAGATTATGTTG GTACTAAGAGGGTTACAAAAAAGGCGGATGTTTATGCATTTGGGGTGATTTTAATGGAAATAATCACAGGAAGAAAAGCAAATGACGATACATTGAGTGATGAGGAACAGAATGTGGTCATGTGGTTACGTCCGAAGATAAAACATACAACGTTCTTGACGTGGATTGATGGCACGATAGCAACGGACGATGAAACCATTGAGAGCATCAAGAAGATTGCCAAATTGGCAGAATACTGCACTTCTCAAGAGGTTGAACGCAGACCGAACATGTTTCAAACAGTAAATTTGCTGGTTCCTCTGGTGGAGCATTGGGAGTCACCACCTAGTGAAGAAGATACAGAGAAGGACACCACGACTCTTCTAGAGAAGTTGCATAGGTGGAAAACTGAAGCAGACGAAGGAACATCTATGGCTAAGTATG GTGAACCCAGCGGCACCAAATATGAGAAGACCAAGTCACAGCGTTCTTCAAGTCGTCTAGAGGAAATAGAAATGACTAGTCGCTAG
- the LOC104773365 gene encoding probable L-gulonolactone oxidase 6, with translation MWYPSKGEVTYRMDDRVSVDIPGSGSYDSLLFAAKNSKLLAFQRSREEGLELERNSEKICTVAEGISAYFNSLSYGLSNDGMNYSGYPVIGNHSDMMSSGGCLDSKEDALATACPWDSRIHGQFFHQTTFTIPLRNVKAFISDIQSLVKIEPKALCGLDLYNGVLIRYVQPSFAYLGIEFEGMEFEFTYYRSRDPLMPRMYEDFFEEIEQMGLFKYEGLPHWGKNRNVAFINAIDKYQDAAFFLMMKQMFDPLGLFSSKWTDAVLGLGGDLTVDTEGCALEGLCICSKDVHCSPTNGYFCRPGKIYKAARVCAHL, from the exons ATGTGGTACCCCAGCAAAGGAGAAGTCACTTACCGGATGGATGATCGGGTTTCAGTGGACATCCCTGGCAGTGGCTCATATGATTCCTTACTGTTCGCagccaaaaactcaaaattgcTGGCATTCCAAAGATCAAGAG aagaaGGGCTAGAATTGGAAAGGAACTCAGAAAAGATTTGCACAGTGGCGGAGGGCATTTCCGCTTACTTTAATAGTCTATCATATGGTTTGTCGAATGATG GTATGAATTATTCTGGCTATCCAGTGATTGGAAACCACAGCGATATGATGTCATCAGGAGGTTGTCTGGATAGTAAAGAAGATGCATTGGCCACGGCTTGTCCCTGGGACTCCCGCATACATGGCCAATTTTTTCATCAGACCACTTTCACCATACCCCTTAGGAACGTGAAGGCATTTATCAGCGACATCCAAAGTCTGGTCAAGATCGAACCAAAGGCTTTATGCGGACTCGATTTATACAATGGTGTGTTGATCCGGTATGTTCAACCATCATTTGCATACTTGGGCATCGAATTTGAGGGTATGGAATTCGAATTTACATACTATAGAAGCAGAGACCCGTTGATGCCTCGGATGTATGAAGATTTTTTCGAGGAGATCGAGCAGATGGGTTTGTTCAAGTACGAGGGGCTGCCACATTGGGGCAAGAACAGAAACGTTGCATTTATCAACGCCATTGACAAGTACCAGGATGCAGCTTTtttcttgatgatgaagcaGATGTTTGACCCACTAGGCCTATTTTCAAGCAAATGGACAGACGCAGTATTGGGTTTGGGAGGCGACCTTACCGTAGATACAGAAGGTTGTGCATTGGAGGGGTTGTGCATCTGTTCGAAAGATGTGCATTGTTCCCCTACCAATGGTTACTTCTGTCGACCTGGGAAGATCTACAAGGCAGCGCGCGTCTGTGCCCACTTATGA